The genomic DNA ttcagatcaaaagcccaaacaagcaaccaaaccaagcacaactttttaacacaaaaataaaaaccttcaaattacataaacatttaccccttttaagaaccattttaacaaaaaaaaatcatgtttcatctctaaaacaaccattacacaaaaacctattaacaaccattttaacaaaaacatcaagtgtgaaatgatttttaaaataaaatactcaagagattgttgtttctctctctaaaacagcaactttctctctctaaaacacttACCGAATCTAGAACCATACGATAAACATGATGAAGATCTTCAAACTTGCTTCTCTCTGtgtgttcttgataaacatgatgaagattgttgtttcttaCTCTAGAAATCAGCTTTCAACAAGCATGAGCACAGCCGAGATGAAGATGACGACGTGAGATGAAGCTTGAGCATTTAATTCCTCATCAGTATGGAAGTCGCTGCTAAAGAACCTGTTGGGGAAACTATGGACCGGCGACATTAACTCGGAggttggtggatttgtctccatgGACATTAATGTAGAAATGATAATTTGAAGTAGAAGATGACTATGGTTCTTCTGTTGAAGAAGATATAAAATGAAAAATTGTAAAAGAAATATGGGGGTGGGTGAATTGTACAAATGAGTTGATGTGCATTAAATGATCATGTCAATTCAAAATGGGGAAATATCTTGGGTTGCATAAATTACTAATATAACCTTGGAAGCAAAAAGTAACAGGAAGTGAAAGTCACACGTGGCTAAATGTAGGCCACAAGTAAAGTTAGCTAAGTTTTCTAAGAAAATGAGGTTTCTTGCtaagcattatcctatatatatatatatatatataaattatcaTAGATTCATGATTATATCACTTCgatattattaataattaatattagttatcTAGTTATCTctactttaataaaaaaaacaaatttatcAAAATTTATACAATATctattgtaaaaaaaatatataaacagtatatatatgtttaaaatatatatatatacatgcataGATCGTGAACAAATTCCATTCCATCTACTTTGATAACATTTtccaaaataagaaaatattaatttttaaataaaattctttaacgcattatttaaaataaataatgttatatatttttttaattttgtacgTGTAGTTCGTATTAGGGTTATATGTATTCATATCAAAATTTATATTATTATGTGATTCAAGAAATAATATGAAATATAAAAAGTAATTCAAAATTTATAATAATTTTGTTCCTCGAACACAACCAACCTCAACATtaacatatttattttaaaaaatcaTTCAAGTTTATATTGATGGAAATCACAATTTTTCCGAAGAACTCGATCAAATCCATGATTATCTAAAGACCTTTCATTTTCTATTGTCAAACCCACACTCATTAGAATaacatatatattaaaataatcttaTATTTATGATTATATCACTTCgatattattaataattaatattaatattagttATCTACTTATCTCTActttaataaaaaacaaatttatcgaAAGAAGATGGGATAACAAAAATATTTCCACAATATAtattgtatatatgtgtgtgtgtgtcctTAGATCGTGAACAAATTCCATCCCATCTACTTTGATAACACTTTCCAAAAAAATAGCTAATAttatttttgaaataaaattctTAAACGCATTATTTATAATGATTAATCttatattttctttaattttgtaTGTACAATTCATATTAGGGTTATATGTATTcatatcaaaatttatatttattgtGTCTGATACAAGAAGGAATATCAAATATAATTCAAAATTTATAACGATTATCTTACTCGAACACAACCAATCTCAACAATAACATTTTTATTTAAAAGAAATCATTCAAGTTTATATAGATGGGAAACACAATTTTTTCCGAAGAACTTGATCAACTCCACGATCATCTAAAGGCCTTTTATTTTCTATCATCAAATGCATGTAATACATGGGTCTATAACCTAGTTTAACATTATATTTGTCTACTAACTTGATAACTATTTGAATTaataatcatttatcattatCAATAATTGATATATAATTAGGTTAGAAACACATCtaatacatgggttgaataattcaaCATGTTAAAATCATTGTTTTTCAATGAAGATTTTGTATGTTAATGTTATTAGACGTATGtagataaaaaaataataaagatttaAGAATTTTCGTTAACAAATAATGAACATTTAAGAATCTTAAAATctaatataataaagtaaactaTCTATGTACACGTGTCAATGTGTAGAGCATCTATTTGCTACTTTTCCCTCTCACATTTCCGGATTGTAATTGTAATACGGGTCAAGTTCGATGCTCCTTTATtggttatataaaaaaaattaaacaatatCCTATTTTAGGGGAGTAGAGATGGCTTTCAAATTTCAATATCTCTGTCATGTCTATCTCTACCTAAAATCCAGTCAAAGTCAAAAACCCCAATCACTAAATACCCAATAGAACTTTGATTTTAGCTTACATTTCCGTTTATTATCTGTTTAAATTTCATATTCAAAGCATTTTTATCTGTATCAAACAACTATTGCGTTATATCCCGTACATAGATCTATTTATAAAGCATGTGTTACCAATTTGTGTTCAACTTGATGTAGCATTCAAAGATCTTTGTCATCATATTTTAGGTCAGATTTCATTGTCTTCATTACTTTCAATTCTTCAAGGAATCATATGCTCATATCATTTACTtcgctttgtttttttttttcagctACATACTTCCAGTTTATTTTGATTGTTTTCATTCTATTTCTGTTGGGTTTTGATTTGCATTTCTGATTTGCCAAATATATTAATTTAGTTTGGTTTGATGGATTGATTGTATTGTTCTGTTACCTCTTATTCAGAGGTTATattgtattttttatattttctttttttgGAATGTTTAATGTGGTTCAGATTTACAGGCAGTTGTAATAGAGAAAGCCATACTCGAGATCGAACACTCTATAGGCATAAGTGTTCATAGAAATTACGATTTTATATTTTAATCAAATGTTGCATATTGTAGGAGAAATGCAACTCATTCTTGATCATTGCCTTTTGGGTTTACCCACAAACAACAGAggatttaaagtgtgttttaaaagatatattttttttcattatttgatatataaaaccAACTATTTAATTAGGTTTTAAAAATaaatctatctattatactaaatgaATTCTCTTTAGCCACAAGGTTTAATCTTAGCCAatcattttgatgatgtggcattGCTCAAAAGACTGATAATTCAGCCAAAGGCGGGCTATTCTTTTCCTTTCATATGCGCTCTTTATATAAAACGTATTCATTCTATTCAATGCCATTCATTACCCAAAACCTACCACCGCCTTCTCtcttcagttctctgtaatcatATCGTTCCATTGATCAATCGATTTTCGCAATCAAGTTCATGTAAAGATTTGTTTTctgcatcttcttcatcatcgtcTGTCTTTTCATCCATCTATTccgggttttttttttcattaatcCATATCGACATTTGTAAGTCTTGGTTGTTAAAATTTTGGTGTAACCGGACTTTAATTATAGATctgttgtttatgtttaatgaCTGTATGTTTTAGGTATAGATTTTGTTTGTGATTGTTAATCATAGCCCTAAATCGATTGTAATTTCTCTGTTCTAGAAACCCTAATCCTATTGTCAGCATCGATCTGTTGTTTTAGGTATAGATTTTGTTTGTGATTGTTAATCATAGCCCTAAATCGATTGTAATTTCTCTGTTCTAGAAACCCTAATCCTATTGTTAGCATCGTTctgttttttatatttatttgttgcaagtttttttgtatatgttttgattgtttctCATAGATTTAAACCGATTATAAAGTATAATTATTTTTCTattctaaaaaccctaaatctGATTTTCATCCAATATCTGTTGTTTATGTTTACTTAATGTCTTCTTTTGTTATACAATTTTATTGTTACTCATAATCCTAAACTGATTTAaatttttatgttttacaaaccCTAAATCCGATTGTCAATGTAGATATgttctttatatttatttattgtagtTTTTTATTATAGATTTTCATTGTTTCTCATATCCCTTTACCGATTGTTAGGTATAAAAATGAAATATGTCATTTACTCAgtaaaaaccctaaatcctattATCATTATATAACTGCTGTTTATGTTTATTTTGTGTATTTCTTTGTTATAGATTTTCATTCTTACTCATAGACCTAAACCGATACATCACTTTTAATTTTCTTCGTTATGTTAATTTTTTCCTACTGGAATGCAGGTTTACAATATGCCTGggtcatcttcatcttcattaagGTATATATATAACTGTATTGTTTGTTTATTGTTCTTTCATTCTGTATCATTTGTTTCGAACAATATCATATAAAAATGTTTACTAACATTCTAATTTTAAAATCAGTATCAGAGAACCCTGTTTCTGTAGGCATATGAAAAAAGCAGATGAGATAATTCTGGTAATTAATATTTCATATTTtctgttgttattattatattaaatttgttacactttttttatattttttttttataatttcttTCTATAATTATTTTTCATCTTCCACTGTTTGGTTTGTTAGTCTATTCCTTCTGATGCTGCTTCGAAGCTGTGGGGTGTTGATATGGGCCCTACAAATGTGGACATACATACTGATGATGGCCACATTTATAATGTTTGTTTAACCTACTCTAAAGGAAATTTGTTCCTTTTTCATGGATGGTCCAATGTAACACAACATTTGGGACTATCCGAAGGATGTTTTATAGTATTCAACCCCATCGATTGTACTACGTTTAAATTAACCCATTTCATTGATGGTGTTAGTGGTAGCTCTTTTTGGACATATCTCCTACCTTTATCATCGCATTTTTATGTAAGTTATCATTTACTTTTAAGCATCTTAAGCTATTTCTGTTTATCTTTATTGATATTAAAAATAGTTATCTTATATGATTTAATTATCGTTTTTATAGGTAATACCCGAAGTTATCCTGCCGGAAACCTTTTCTACATCCATTAATTTAATATCCACTATAATGATAAACAACAATCCGTTTCATGTTAGGATTGAAACGGATGGTGGTAAATTTGGATTTACCGTTGGTATTGACGTTATTGTTAGTTTGTTACATTTAGAGCCTGGTTGTTTTTTGATATTTACAAAGTATTTTGGTAATGATTTTAACTTAAAAGTATTTGGAAAAAATTGTGTTGAAAAGAACTTTCTTGATGTAGACGTTGATGTGGTAAGGTTACATTTTGTTATTATATGTTATTTATacaattgttaatttaataatGTAATATATTGTACTAAATGTGTTATTTAATTTGCAGCCTTTAGTTCCTCCTATTGATGCTGTGAATGAAATTTATGAACAACCACATAGTCGTGTGTATCGGTTTTCCCGTACCGTTGGTACCGATTTTGTAAGATATAATAATATCTTTTGTAATTAGATtcatttcattatttaaaatccgtatttgttttttattaattatgTTTTGTTAACAATACAGATCCTTCCCGATCGTGTCTCTGAAATGACCAAACTTAATATTTGTTTGAAAGATATAAACGTCAGACTTTTGAATCTGGAACCTCCAGTTCAGTTTACCAATGGTACAAGACGTGAAAGTACACATAATGGTTTTTGATATGCGTTAAGGCGATGGTCTAAGTTCATGAAAACTGCTGGAATTAAGGTCCGTGACACCGTTGACTATTGTTTTGACGAAAATGATCAAGTGCTAAGTGTTGAAAAGGTTGTACCTTACGTTAGTGGTCGTATTTAGTTATTTGACTCTTTCGATGTTGTTTTTTCCTTTAACATTAGtatatatttttactttttacggttttttgtttttcaacatTGTTATGGTTTTCAATATGAAGATATTACATGTTGGTTTACTTTATGTTTGAGCTATTAAGGAAGTGAGCTATACACAAAGGATATGTCAAATACGGTTTAGATGATACATGTTCAAGGTATTAAGAAAAACTCTCTGACGAATTAGCAACcatttttagggttttgcttAAAAGATGGATGTGTCGGTGATGTTGTCGAGGAGTGTCCGGGAGTGCTTAGTGATAGCATTTTCTTATACTCCTCGACAATGTCACCGACCCCTCTTAAAAACTCCATCAAAACTCTCACACCGGTTGCTTCTTCAACAgagggtttttattttttttttgttaactgaACCTGTATCATCTTAACTTTTTTGACTGACCGTGTATTGTTATTACATCAAGACTCAATTAAGATTAATTTCTTAATTAAAGTTGATCCGAATCACTTTTCATCACCACATCTCATCTCATTTTTATGTAAGTCATTTATTTAATTTATCTATCTTAAAGCCTTTATTTAGCTCtttatttatattaaaactaAAGTTATAAGTTGTTTTGTTGTTTATCTTACAGGTCATACGTTAATTTATCAACCCCGGTAACCTTTCGTATTGACGTTATACAATCATTGATCTAATATACACGATATCGATATCCAACAAAACCTTTGACGTTAGGATTGAAACGGCTAATGGTAAATGCATTTTTACGTTTGATATTGATGGTATTAGCTACTAAATCTTTTATCCGCTGTTATACATAGTGTTGGTTGTAATCgatctttatttttatttcttaGTATAGGTAGTGGATATAGTATAATTGTTATAATTATTACTGTTAGTATAGGTTGTTTAGGTACTATAGTTTCTATTTGCAGTTGTTATTTCGTCCAGATGAATTATGAATGGATGTCATTATTTGTTTTTTTGGTCGCACACACTATTGTATATATTTTTGGAAACTGTTCAatcatatatttttattttaaaaacaaaatatgtCCTTCCTTTTAATGATTTTCAGAATTAAGGAAACTGGTCAACCATAATTCTTTATTTTacggtttttttttaatttagtaaAGGTTGACTATTTAtaattaaaattcaaaaattcgtTTCCAAAAGTATTTTGTGTCTTTTGTTATAAATAAGTCTAATTACTTATGTTTCATACACAACCCAGCTACGGCCTTGGTATAATTTGACTGCATTACTTCTGGTAAGAGTTTGCAGAGTTACAACACATTTCACATGGTTattgtttttattatataacaaatTATGTTCTTTACAAACCTGTCTTAATTGATttataggcaaaagatcaaatacaaataatcttaacatactaaacatacaaattgaaggaaaacccaaaaagataaggtggcatttttgtaattaccaccaactatcaaagttacaaccaaaaatacctaaaaaaacacaaattttttttttttaacattttttattaaaaaatcgctacatttcgttagcaaaaaaaaaaaaaaaattttttttttttttttgctgctactaaaagtacaaattgaaggaaaacccaaaaagacaaggtggcatttttgtaattaccaccaactatcaaagttacaaccaaaaatacctaaaaaaacacaatttttttttaacattttttattaaaaaatcgctacatttcgttagcaaaaaaaaaaaattttttttttttgctgctactaaaagtagcgattttttaataaaaaatgttaaaaaaataaaataatttgtgtgttttttttttatttttttaggttttttggggggtttagtttttagcattttagcttgggttgggggggtaggtttttttaggtttttgggggtggggggggggtggggggttaggtttttttttaggtttttggggggtgggggggtaggttttttttaggtttttggggggtggggggtttaggttttttttgagggtggggggagtggttaggtttttttaggtatatttgtagagtaactttgatagttattgataattacaaaaatgccaccttgtctttttgagttttccttcaatttgtatgtttagtatgttaagattatttgtacaagaactttacccttgatttatatattaaatgtttataatgtgatgttattttattttttgatttCAGGAATGGAACAGGCAGCTATAACGCTTCTAAATAATGTTGATCTTAATGTTGATGATTACACTATAAGAATCCGTATTGTTCGGCTATGGACAAGACCTTCTTTCAACAATCCTAGGAAGGTTTATTGCTACGACATGATATTCATGGATCAGGAGGTTTTCTTATTGTTTGAATCACATCATATTTTATTATGATTCTAACGTGTTATTATGTTTTATGAATTTTTATTTATACAATGTCTTGGTGTAGGGCACCAAAATGCAGGCTTTCGTGTTACAAAAAAACACTACTGCTTACGAGCATTTGCTGAAAGAAAATCAGTGTTTAACTATTCGTAATCCTTCTCTTGGAGAAAACCGTCAGAAAGTGAAATACGTTCATAGTTCGTTCAAGATAAATCTAAATGAGAACACCATTGTCGAGCAATCTGCCGAACCTATTGGTGCTGAATGGGGATTTGATTTTTCTCCATTTGAGTCAGTTGTTGAAGACCCTGATAATGACGGCAGGTCATTCAAAAGCCCTATTGGTACGTTTTAACAAAATGTTTTATTGcataattaatattaaatctttttTAGATTTGACGTTGTTTTAATTATACTTCTGTTTGTACATTATGTAGACGTTATCGGTTTTGTGGTGAAGTGTCTTCCGTCAGAGGAGAAGACTGAAAATAATAACGGGAAAGATGAGAAGAAGGCTACCTTTATTCTTGAGGATTTGCAGTACCGTCTACTACATACATAAATTTAATTCgctttattaaatatttttttgtttACACCTTCTAACCAAACTCTATAAACTGTTTGTTGTAGACACCAGCAGATTTACGTTACTCTGTGGGGGGTTTATGCCGATCAGATTATTGAGTTTCAAAGAGAACATAAGGATGAAAAAAATGTTGTTGTGGTTGTTCAGTTTGGCAAGTACCGTTTTTGGGGAGGTATTTTTTTATATTCATTGtcaattttaaaaaaaaacttcatATTAAATTGTTGAACTATATGTttttttatactttcatataaCTGTACAGGAAATTTGTTCGTTTCCAATTTGTATACTGTAACTCGAGTGTTCATAAACACTGAAATTCCCGAGATTTTGGAATTTAAAAGAAGGCACGTAATCTTATTACGATTTTGTTTTATAGTCTACTTTATGTACATATTAGTCTAAAAATGGCATTATTTCTGTACAGTTTCCTTGCTCAGATGAATACGTCAACGTCTTCCGGTTACTCTGGTTTGAGTTCCCCTGTTATGAAGTCAATGGCTGAGGAGTATCTTTCTGATATTTCCTTCAGTACAATTGGAGCATTAACCGGAATATCAGAAGTAATATTACGTTTAATAGTATTTTATTGATATACCCTTTATTTTAGAAAATTCCTGTAATTCACTTAAATACAAATATGTATGCAGGAAAAGTTTGTTATTATACTTGGAACAATTAAAAGCTTTGCTTCAGAAGACTCATGGTTTTACAATGCATGTAAAACTTGCAACAAAAAGGTTTTTACCAACACTATTTCCAAGGCCAAGGAAGATGGTAGCGAAGGATATGATGAAGTAACTGTCTTGGAATGCCAAACTGATCGGTGCAATAAAAGGACAGTTGTCTCTGTTCCCAGGTGAAATTACTTGAATCAGTTGTTGCTATATTATAAAACATACTGATTATTAACACCATcttattttgttaattttttaGGATAAAACTGCTTATTCGTGTTCAGGATTGTACCGGGATTGTTACTTTGACGTTGTTTGAACGTGAAGTTGTTAAACTCCTAAATGTTAACGCAAACCAACTTTTGGATAATAACATGGAGGTAAGTTATGGTATCCAAATATAAGTTTTTAAACTCCTAAATGTTAATTTCTTTATacgtatatatattttcttattttCCATTACGTATCTAACTTATATATTAACTCATTTGTAACAGTTAGCAAGCGAAGGCAATTTTCCGAGTGAGCTGAGGGCATTGATAAACAGGAGGTTTGCGTTTAAGATAGCCATAGCTTCGTTTAATATAAATAAGAAATTAGATGGCTACTCTGTTTCGAAGTTGACCGAAAATCCTTCTATCATCAAAGATCTTGATGCTCATTTTGATGTTTACCAGGTTCTATATGTACCCTACACGTTAACTTAAATTTTTTGTTATAGAAATCTTTTGTACCACTTATGAATAAGTATTGTTGTTTATGAATGCATACAGGCTGGTGATGATGAACCTTTAGGTCCTCATGCTTCTGATCCAACTCCAATTGTTAACGTTAACATCCAGGTTTGTTAAGCAacttttttatttcattaaacCTGTATTATTTTTTTGTATTAAACATTTATGTCCATTTATATATTTTACCTTTTTAATTTTGTTGTACAGGATTCTGTTTCCCGTGTTGTTGATGAAGACACTCCAATGTCCAATTTTAACAACAGCATCTTTACTACACCATCTGGAGCTCATATTAGTTGTTCTTCAAAGATGCTGGACAATGAGCTGAAGCGCAATTTGGAGGCGGTTTATGATGTGGATCTTTGTTCTTCTCAGTCTTCAACTAAACCGCGTCAGGGTGATTGTGAGAACAATGAAGGTTTGAAGCTGAAAGCAAAGCTGGAAGATTAGTAATAACATTTATCAGTCATTTCAGTTATTTCGAACAATTTGAGATGTTTTATTTTGGTTTGTTTACATTTATTCCAGTACTTGATGTTTGGTTTCTTATGGATATTTCGTTTATTATCGTGGTATTAAAAGATGATTTGAttgctttaattttttttttaagttgcGTATTCTTTATTGCATCAATTCaaaccttttttattttgttACATGTATATTGTATAGTTTTATGGATTAAATTATTTTACATAACGAGAATAATTAATTTACTTTGTTACATAACATTTAATTTTACACAATTAGTTTTGTAAAACTATTTAATATAATTCACAATAAACATTTTGAGATCAACGAATTAGACTAACATCATTTTTTTGTCTGAAATTTCGAAATCACATCTTATTGGTCTTAATATTCGATCATCTATTCCAACCGATTGTAAAATAAAAGTCACCCGTTTCTATTTTATGTTACATGGCATTGTATAAACTTATATTTATATACTTTTTTAAAGAGTCAATGATATCATAAACTGCAAATGTTATTTGATGTTATTATTGACATATTTATAATCTACATCTACATTGGATAGTTATGATATTAACTTTTCAATGTATTTGAACTGTAATATActtttacaaaattaaaaaaagattatTTCCTTCCCTgccttttttttatattttttttaaagaataatCTTTTACAATTTATAATACACATATTGTAACAAATATTAAACTTTGTTTCTAAAAGAACATGTTACTTGAAATTTAATAGTGATGAAATAATATTTATCCCTTATTTGATTAATGTAATTGATTAAAtaacaaaaaatcaaaaaatagtTTAAAATATATGTTCTTTTAAATTTCGAAACACTAATTAATCATAAGTCTAGATGATCTAAATAAATCTTCCATAAGTTTTGCATTATTTGTTGAAatcatatattaaaaaattaaggTTTCCAAAATTGATATCCACTATATGATGAaagtcctataaatacccatattTCGTGTACTTCTTGCTCATTCAGAAATTCG from Helianthus annuus cultivar XRQ/B chromosome 7, HanXRQr2.0-SUNRISE, whole genome shotgun sequence includes the following:
- the LOC110895900 gene encoding uncharacterized protein LOC110895900; the protein is MGNTIFSEELDQLHDHLKAFYFLSSNAYLQAVVIEKAILEIEHSIGEMQLILDHCLLGLPTNNRGFKVYNMPGSSSSSLSIREPCFCRHMKKADEIILSIPSDAASKLWGVDMGPTNVDIHTDDGHIYNVCLTYSKGNLFLFHGWSNVTQHLGLSEGCFIVFNPIDCTTFKLTHFIDGVSGSSFWTYLLPLSSHFYLSYMI
- the LOC110905712 gene encoding replication protein A 70 kDa DNA-binding subunit B; this translates as MNTSTSSGYSGLSSPVMKSMAEEYLSDISFSTIGALTGISEEKFVIILGTIKSFASEDSWFYNACKTCNKKVFTNTISKAKEDGSEGYDEVTVLECQTDRCNKRTVVSVPRIKLLIRVQDCTGIVTLTLFEREVVKLLNVNANQLLDNNMELASEGNFPSELRALINRRFAFKIAIASFNINKKLDGYSVSKLTENPSIIKDLDAHFDVYQVLYVPYTLT